One genomic segment of Erythrolamprus reginae isolate rEryReg1 chromosome 2, rEryReg1.hap1, whole genome shotgun sequence includes these proteins:
- the LOC139159420 gene encoding glutathione peroxidase 3-like: MTVRSENSSRVGSGLRLQVSGVALYILLLYLTELNALQTSLGNDRLVILGFPCNQFGKQEPGRNSEILQGIKHVRPGGGYVPNFQIFNKIDVNGENEEKIYTFLKNACPPVVETFGDPARLFWTPMKIHDIKWNFEKFLVNPEGKPVMRWFHRTTVSTVKNDIIRYMRQNISG, from the exons ATGACGGTTAGATCTGAAAACTCCTCACGAGTGGGATCTGGCCTAAGACTGCAAGTCAGTGGAGTAGCTCTTTA TATTCTATTGCTTTATCTAACAGAACTGAATGCACTACAAACTTCACTGGGAAATGACCGACTGGTCATCCTAGGCTTCCCATGCAATCAATTTGGAAAACAAGAACCTGGACGGAATTCTGAAATCCTTCAAGGAATAAA ACATGTCAGACCAGGGGGAGGCTATGTCCCCAATTTCCAAATCTTTAACAAAATTGATGTAAATGGAGAAAATGAAGAGAAAATTTACACCTTCCTGAAG AACGCCTGTCCACCAGTGGTGGAAACTTTTGGTGACCCAGCAAGACTCTTCTGGACACCTATGAAGATCCATGATATTAAGTGGAACTTTGAGAAATTTTTGGTGAATCCCGAAGGAAAGCCTGTGATGAGGTGGTTTCATCGGACAACTGTTTCCACTGTAAAGAACGATATCATAAGATACATGAGGCAAAACATAAGTGGATAG